One Streptosporangium becharense genomic window, GCGGGTGACGTCCGCGTCAGCGCGAACGTCAAGCACGTGGCCAACGTCCCGCCCCGGGCGCCGCTCAACGGGCCGCAGGCCTGGGGCACGGACCTGGCCTTCCAAGGCGACCACGCGTTCGTCGGCAACTTCGACGGCTTCACCGTCTTCGACATCTCCGACCCGGCCAAGCCGTCCGTGGTGAGCCAGGTGCTCTGCCCGGGCGAGCAGAACGACGTCTCGGTGACCGGGAACCTGCTGTTCCTGTCGGTCGACACCGCGCGGAGCGGCCCGGGGTGCGACGCCGGGCGGGGCGGGGTGGAGACGAGCAGCTGGGAGGGCATCCGGATCTTCGACATCTCGGACAAGGCCCACCCCAGGTTCCTGTCGGCGGTCCGCACCGACTGCGGCTCCCACACCCACACCCTCGTCCCCGGCGACGCGGAGCGGGTCTACCTGTACGTCTCCTCCCCCGGCCCGGAGCCGCAGACACCGGGCTGCCCGGCGCCGCACAACAAGATCTCCGTGGTGGAGGTGCCGCTGAAGGCGCCGGCCACCGCCAAGGTGGTCTCCCAGCCGGTGCTCGCCCAGGTGGGCGAGGAGGCCGAGCTCCTCAGCGGCTGCCACGACATCACGGTCTACCCGGAGAAGAACCTGGCCGCCGCCGCCTGCTTCGGCGACGGGATCCTGATGGACATCACCGACCGGGCCAACCCCAAGGTCCTCCAGCACGTCAAGGACGAGGAGAACTTCGCGATCTGGCACTCGGCGACGTTCAACAACGACGCCACCAAGATCGTATTCGGTGACGAGCTGGGCGGCGGGGTGAGCGCGACCTGCGACTCCACCATCGCGAAGACCAAGGGTGCCAACGCCGTGTACGAGCTCGGCGCGGACCGCAGGCTCAGGCGCCTCGGTTACTTCAAGATCCCGCGCGAGCAGACGCCCGAGGAGAACTGCGTCGCGCACAACGGGTCGCTGCTGCCGATCCCCGGCAAGGACATCATGGTCCAGTCGTGGTACCAGGGCGGGGTGTCGATCTGGGACTTCACCGACGCGACCGCCCCCAGGGAGATCGGCTTCTTCGAGCGCGGCCCGGTCCAGGGGGTCGGCGGCTCCTGGTCGGCCTACTACTACAACGGCCACATCTACTCCAGCGACATCAGCAAGGGCCTGGACGTGCTCCGCATCGACGACCCGCTGACCGACCCGGCCAAGCAGGTGAAGACCACCGAGCTGAACGCGCAGACCCAGGTGTCGTACTAGCGTGCTTCGCGGCGGGGCGGGCCGGCGCGGCTGTCCCCGCACCCATCGAGGGCGTCCCGACGCCGGCCTCGTGTGATGGGAGGATCACGCCCGGACGGCAGGATGGAACCGGCGGTGGTCGATGATCCGGCACGGGGCATCACGGCGGGCTGGCTTCCAGACGGCTTCGTCGAGACTCGCGGGAAGACGGCCGGCCGGGCCGTCCCGAGGGACGGCCCGGCCGGCGCGGAGTTCTTCCGGAAGGCGGACGATCAGTCGCTGACGCGGATGATGCCGATCACCGGCGCCGCTTTGCCACTGTTGTCGTAGATCAGCTCACCATCGATGTTCCAGACTCT contains:
- a CDS encoding LVIVD repeat-containing protein produces the protein MRSTAAFGLAGLLLLAGCAADPAPPAPRAVSSSAGPATSSPAGAAAGSTTFPVSAGDVRVSANVKHVANVPPRAPLNGPQAWGTDLAFQGDHAFVGNFDGFTVFDISDPAKPSVVSQVLCPGEQNDVSVTGNLLFLSVDTARSGPGCDAGRGGVETSSWEGIRIFDISDKAHPRFLSAVRTDCGSHTHTLVPGDAERVYLYVSSPGPEPQTPGCPAPHNKISVVEVPLKAPATAKVVSQPVLAQVGEEAELLSGCHDITVYPEKNLAAAACFGDGILMDITDRANPKVLQHVKDEENFAIWHSATFNNDATKIVFGDELGGGVSATCDSTIAKTKGANAVYELGADRRLRRLGYFKIPREQTPEENCVAHNGSLLPIPGKDIMVQSWYQGGVSIWDFTDATAPREIGFFERGPVQGVGGSWSAYYYNGHIYSSDISKGLDVLRIDDPLTDPAKQVKTTELNAQTQVSY